One segment of Ananas comosus cultivar F153 unplaced genomic scaffold, ASM154086v1, whole genome shotgun sequence DNA contains the following:
- the LOC109704205 gene encoding protein trichome birefringence-like 12 codes for MEMCSDEAVKYMWEGAIPLQIHLHESEVTTLPPPSPILLSSINSPELRWGPDKFPKETPLVFYREGKPIDPPLGIFDGLKVVLESMASYTDREVPKQTLKLWRTQSPRHFYGGEWDHNGSCLFDEPPKDNELDSWFDPRNRGVNKEAREVNTLIQSALIGTDIQLFNLTYLSEFRADAHPAIWLGKKDVVAIWGQNCMHWCLPGLPDTWVDILVARIMHYFQQGKHRKN; via the exons atggAGATGTGCTCGGACGAGGCTGTGAAGTACATGTGGGAGGGGGCGATCCCTCTCCAGATCCATCTCCATGAATCCGAGGTCACCACGCTACCTCCTCCTTCCCCGATCTTG TTAAGCTCTATTAATTCGCCTGAACTCAGGTGGGGGCCAGATAAATTTCCTAAAGAGACTCCACTTGTCTTCTATAGAGAAGGAAAGCCGATAGATCCCCCACTCGGCATATTTGACGGCCTAAAAGTAGTGCTTGAGAGTATGGCATCTTACACAGATCGCGAAGTTCCTAAACAAACATTAAAGCTATGGCGAACTCAATCACCGAGGCACTTCTATGGTGGGGAATGGGATCATAATGGCAGCTGCTTATTCGATGAGCCCCCGAAAGATAATGAG CTTGATTCTTGGTTCGATCCGAGGAACAGAGGAGTAAACAAAGAAGCAAGGGAAGTGAACACTCTCATTCAAAGTGCTTTAATTGGCACAGACATACAATTATTCAATTTGACCTATTTAAGTGAGTTTCGGGCTGATGCTCATCCAGCAATATGGCTGGGAAAGAAGGATGTCGTTGCCATATGGGGACAGAACTGCATGCATTGGTGCCTTCCCGGACTACCCGATACATGGGTCGACATCTTGGTTGCGCGAATCATGCACTATTTTCAACAGGGTAAGCAtaggaaaaattaa
- the LOC109704207 gene encoding histone H4, with translation MSGRGKGGKGLGKGGAKRHRKVLRDNIQGITKPAIRRLARRGGVKRISGLIYEETRGVLKIFLENVIRDAVTYTEHARRKTVTAMDVVYALKRQGRTLYGFGG, from the coding sequence ATGTCGGGGCGGGGGAAGGGGGGGAAGGGGTTGGGGAAGGGCGGGGCGAAGCGGCACCGGAAGGTTCTCCGCGACAACATCCAGGGGATCACGAAGCCCGCGATCCGGCGCCtggcgcggcgcggcggcgtgAAGCGCATCAGCGGGCTCATCTACGAGGAGACGCGCGGCGTGCTCAAGATCTTCCTCGAGAACGTCATCCGCGACGCCGTCACCTACACCGAGCACGCCCGCCGCAAGACCGTCACCGCCATGGACGTCGTCTACGCCCTCAAGCGCCAGGGCCGCACCCTCTACGGCTTCGGCGGGTGA
- the LOC109704206 gene encoding senescence-specific cysteine protease SAG39-like: MAFPTILTQGLCMALLVLTLRASSFASASRELGEMSMIERHERWMAQHGKAYEDAAEKERRFEIFKSNFELIQTFNKGNHKFRLGLNRFADLTNDEFRATHNGFRPKSGAAASTAKRFRYENVTAVPASMDWRAEGAVTPVKDQGQCGCCWAFSAVAATEGIAKLATGKLVSLSEQELVDCDVHGQDEGCDGGLMDSAFDFIVKNRGLTTEANYPYKGADGKCNTRKADAAASISGHEDVPANHESALLKAVAHQPVSVAIDAGGFAFQMYEGGVFTGDCGTDLDHGVTAVGYGVASDGTKYWLIKNSWGSSWGENGYIRMERDVNSKEGLCGIAMEASYPTA, from the exons atGGCTTTCCCCACGATATTAACCCAAGGCCTTTGCATGGCTCTGCTTGTTCTAACTCTACGGGCTTCTTCGTTCGCGTCGGCTTCTCGAGAGCTCGGCGAGATGTCGATGATAGAGAGGCACGAGAGGTGGATGGCTCAGCACGGCAAAGCGTACGAAGACGCTGCGGAGAAAGAGCGGCGGTTTGAGATATTCAAATCGAACTTCGAGCTGATTCAGACGTTCAACAAAGGAAACCACAAGTTCAGGCTCGGCTTGAACCGGTTTGCCGATCTCACCAACGACGAGTTCAGGGCCACACACAACGGCTTCAGGCCGAAGTCGGGCGCGGCGGCGAGCACGGCGAAGCGGTTCAGGTACGAAAATGTTACTGCAGTGCCCGCGAGCATGGACTGGAGGGCTGAAGGCGCGGTTACTCCTGTGAAGGATCAAGGACAGTGCG GATGTTGCTGGGCGTTCTCCGCGGTAGCTGCAACAGAAGGGATCGCTAAGCTTGCCACCGGCAAGCTAGTCTCCTTATCGGAGCAAGAGCTCGTGGATTGCGACGTCCACGGGCAAGACGAGGGCTGCGATGGGGGGCTAATGGACTCGGCTTTCGACTTCATCGTCAAGAACCGGGGTCTAACCACGGAAGCCAACTACCCCTACAAGGGGGCAGACGGCAAGTGCAACACCCGCAAGGCAGATGCGGCCGCCTCCATCTCAGGCCACGAGGACGTGCCTGCGAACCATGAGTCTGCCCTTCTCAAGGCAGTGGCCCACCAGCCGGTGTCGGTGGCCATAGACGCCGGCGGGTTCGCCTTCCAGATGTACGAGGGAGGCGTCTTTACTGGCGACTGCGGAACTGATCTAGACCACGGGGTTACTGCGGTGGGATATGGCGTGGCGAGCGACGGGACCAAATACTGGCTCATTAAGAACTCGTGGGGCTCGTCGTGGGGCGAGAACGGATACATAAGGATGGAAAGAGATGTGAATTCTAAAGAAGGACTCTGCGGCATCGCCATGGAAGCTTCCTATCCTACTGCTTGA